In one Zalophus californianus isolate mZalCal1 chromosome 10, mZalCal1.pri.v2, whole genome shotgun sequence genomic region, the following are encoded:
- the ASCL5 gene encoding achaete-scute homolog 5, giving the protein MNNNFCRALVDRRPLASPSCMQLGVVPAPRRAPLPPAEPLGNVPLLLYPGPAEPQYYDAYAGVFPYVPFPGAFGVYDYPFEPAFIQKRNERERQRVKCVNEGYARLRGHLPGALAEKRLSKVETLRAAIRYIKYLQELLSAAPDGAPPAASPPDCRGDGEARAPASLVPESSESSCFSSSPFFESEESSH; this is encoded by the coding sequence ATGAACAATAACTTCTGTCGGGCCCTGGTGGACCGGCGTCCCCTGGCGTCCCCCAGCTGCATGCAGCTGGGCGTCGTGCCGGCTCCGCGCCGGGCGCCCTTGCCCCCCGCCGAGCCCCTGGGCAACGTGCCCTTGCTGCTGTACCCGGGCCCGGCCGAGCCGCAGTACTACGATGCCTACGCGGGCGTGTTCCCCTACGTGCCCTTCCCCGGTGCCTTCGGGGTGTACGACTACCCCTTCGAGCCCGCCTTCATCCAGAAGCGCAACGAGCGCGAGCGGCAGCGGGTCAAGTGCGTCAACGAGGGCTACGCGCGCCTCCGCGGCCACCTCCCGGGCGCGCTGGCCGAGAAGCGGCTCAGCAAGGTGGAGACCCTGCGCGCCGCCATCCGCTACATCAAGTACCTGCAGGAGCTGCTGAGCGCGGCCCCCGACGGCGCGCCGCCCGCCGCCTCCCCGCCCGACTGCCGCGGCGACGGCGAGGCCCGGGCGCCCGCCTCCCTGGTGCCCGAGTCGTCCGAgtcctcctgcttctcctcctcgcCGTTCTTTGAGTCGGAAGAATCCAGCCACTGA